Proteins encoded within one genomic window of Acinetobacter sp. YWS30-1:
- a CDS encoding ion channel: MKHSLLRFWTHFKYLPSAWLLCLQLLILILSMLSYDSVSYRAGTWMLGVVVLLVIAKVIRQTPMFTILGLIFVAGAIFFSSLIVLGLRYTWIMIVAHLFEASAYFSAAYGLLRYMFHDRYLTKDELFAAGAVFTLLAWGFAFLYSICQLWVPYSFSDPDLKAYQPWLDLLFLSFSVQSATGLSDVMPVSPVARMLAIIQMFVGVMYLALIVSRLIALQYISHLPKQTHIQHKHRKPEE, from the coding sequence ATGAAGCACTCCCTGCTACGATTCTGGACCCATTTTAAGTATCTGCCTTCTGCCTGGCTGCTATGCCTGCAGTTACTGATTCTGATTCTGTCGATGCTGAGTTATGACAGTGTGTCTTATCGCGCGGGTACATGGATGCTGGGGGTGGTGGTCTTGCTGGTGATTGCCAAGGTAATTCGTCAGACTCCGATGTTTACCATTCTGGGACTCATCTTTGTCGCAGGGGCCATCTTCTTTTCGTCATTAATTGTGTTGGGGCTGCGCTATACCTGGATCATGATCGTCGCGCATCTGTTTGAAGCCAGTGCCTACTTCAGTGCAGCGTATGGCCTGTTACGTTATATGTTTCATGACCGTTATCTGACCAAAGACGAACTATTTGCAGCGGGAGCAGTTTTCACATTGCTGGCTTGGGGCTTCGCTTTTCTCTATAGCATTTGCCAGTTATGGGTACCTTACAGCTTCTCGGATCCAGATCTAAAAGCTTATCAGCCGTGGCTGGATCTACTCTTTCTGAGTTTTAGTGTGCAGTCTGCTACAGGATTATCTGATGTGATGCCGGTCAGCCCGGTCGCACGGATGCTGGCCATTATCCAGATGTTTGTCGGGGTAATGTATCTGGCCTTGATTGTTTCCCGTCTGATTGCCTTACAGTATATTTCTCATCTTCCTAAACAGACTCATATACAACATAAGCATAGAAAGCCTGAGGAATAG
- a CDS encoding BCCT family transporter codes for MPSKPSSWFANINPNVFISTVVIIAIFLGLVILAPDSFDLLTKQMNAWITTSFSWFYVLSVAIFLIVLIYIALSDMGKIKLGPDHSQPKYSQASWFAMLFTAGMGIGLMFFGVAEPVMHYVTPPAGEPETVLAAQQAIRVTFFHWGLHAWAIYTIVGLSLAYFAYRHNLPLKVRSALYPLIGNRIHGPIGDGVDTFATLGTVFGVATTLGFGVTQINSGLNYLFGVEQTPSTQVILIIAVTVMASMSVFFGLDKGIKRLAELNLLLALLLLIFVFVTGPSIYLLQTTIQNSGQYVANLFSMTFNLYAYQPSGWIGGWTIMYWAWWISWSPFVGMFIARVSEGRSIREFIVGVLLIPTGFTLIWMGFMGNAALFSIMHEANTNLLEAVQRDSSVALFEFLGNLPFNSVTSIIATVLVILFFVTSADSGSLVTDYLTAKTENSPTWQRLFWTVLMALLAIILLLAGGLEALQSATIMSALPFTFIMLLICWGLIKALHLDVTKMHALQAARITPRAIQNPRSWQQRLGLIMHYPHTHDEVRDYIDTMVSKAFNSFQAELKRRHIQVKIFKLEDGIELRVDHQNEMNFIYQVIATQTLAPSFMPDADSPQSYQAEVFLREGGQNYDVMEWTQEDLIQDIIDQYERHLHFLSLVRSPE; via the coding sequence ATGCCTTCCAAACCTTCATCCTGGTTTGCCAATATCAATCCGAATGTCTTTATTAGTACAGTGGTGATTATCGCCATTTTTTTGGGACTGGTAATACTGGCACCTGATTCATTCGACCTGTTGACCAAGCAAATGAATGCGTGGATTACCACTTCATTTAGCTGGTTTTATGTCCTCTCCGTGGCGATCTTCCTGATTGTCCTGATTTATATTGCCCTGTCTGATATGGGGAAAATCAAACTCGGGCCCGACCATAGTCAGCCAAAATACAGCCAGGCATCCTGGTTTGCCATGCTGTTTACCGCAGGTATGGGAATTGGCCTGATGTTTTTCGGTGTTGCCGAACCGGTTATGCACTATGTCACACCGCCTGCTGGTGAACCGGAAACTGTACTGGCCGCGCAGCAAGCTATTCGCGTGACTTTCTTCCACTGGGGCCTGCATGCCTGGGCGATTTACACCATTGTGGGTCTGTCATTGGCCTATTTTGCGTATCGACATAATCTGCCTTTAAAAGTTCGCTCCGCCTTATATCCACTGATCGGCAACCGGATTCATGGCCCAATCGGAGACGGGGTAGATACTTTTGCCACCTTAGGGACAGTATTTGGGGTTGCGACAACTTTAGGTTTTGGGGTGACTCAGATTAATTCGGGTCTGAATTACCTATTTGGAGTTGAGCAGACCCCCAGTACTCAGGTCATTTTGATTATTGCCGTCACTGTAATGGCATCAATGTCCGTATTTTTTGGTTTGGATAAGGGCATCAAACGCCTGGCTGAACTGAATCTGCTGCTTGCTTTACTGTTACTCATCTTTGTTTTTGTTACCGGTCCAAGTATCTATCTTCTGCAGACCACTATCCAGAATTCTGGACAGTATGTTGCAAACCTGTTCAGTATGACCTTCAATCTGTATGCCTATCAGCCTAGTGGCTGGATTGGTGGCTGGACCATTATGTATTGGGCCTGGTGGATTTCCTGGTCACCATTTGTCGGGATGTTTATTGCCAGAGTATCCGAAGGCCGCAGTATCCGTGAGTTCATTGTTGGGGTTCTACTGATTCCTACCGGATTTACCCTGATCTGGATGGGCTTTATGGGCAATGCTGCATTATTCAGTATCATGCATGAAGCCAATACTAATCTACTTGAGGCAGTACAACGTGACTCCTCTGTAGCGCTGTTCGAATTTTTAGGTAATCTGCCATTTAATTCAGTCACCAGTATTATTGCTACGGTATTGGTTATCCTGTTCTTTGTCACTTCAGCAGATTCTGGATCATTAGTCACGGATTATCTCACGGCGAAAACCGAGAATTCACCGACTTGGCAGCGTCTGTTCTGGACCGTGTTAATGGCTTTATTGGCCATCATTCTGTTACTGGCAGGTGGGCTGGAAGCCTTGCAGTCGGCTACGATTATGAGTGCCTTGCCGTTTACATTTATTATGCTGCTGATTTGCTGGGGACTGATTAAGGCCCTGCATCTGGATGTAACGAAAATGCATGCGCTACAAGCTGCACGTATTACCCCGCGGGCCATTCAGAACCCGCGTAGCTGGCAACAGCGACTCGGTTTAATTATGCATTATCCGCATACGCATGATGAAGTACGTGATTATATTGATACGATGGTCAGCAAAGCTTTTAACAGTTTTCAGGCTGAACTGAAACGTCGTCACATCCAGGTGAAAATCTTTAAATTGGAAGATGGGATCGAGTTACGTGTCGATCATCAGAATGAAATGAACTTTATTTATCAGGTCATTGCTACCCAGACTCTGGCACCGAGCTTTATGCCGGATGCAGATTCTCCGCAGTCTTATCAGGCAGAAGTCTTTTTAAGGGAAGGGGGGCAAAATTATGATGTGATGGAATGGACTCAGGAAGATTTAATCCAGGACATCATTGACCAATATGAACGTCATCTGCACTTTTTAAGTCTGGTCCGTTCTCCAGAATAA
- a CDS encoding DUF485 domain-containing protein, which translates to MDEAQVERILQNPKFKEMVRRKSTLSWTLTGIMLFVYVGFMLLVGYNKEFLLSSISGGVTTWGVPLGIGIIILSFILCWVYSYIANNKLDQLNREAIQEVEAITKEKGQH; encoded by the coding sequence ATGGATGAGGCCCAAGTAGAAAGAATTCTACAGAATCCCAAATTCAAAGAAATGGTACGTAGAAAAAGTACGCTGAGCTGGACCTTAACCGGCATCATGCTATTTGTCTATGTCGGTTTCATGTTGCTTGTTGGCTACAACAAAGAATTTCTATTGTCTTCAATTTCTGGCGGTGTAACGACCTGGGGTGTACCTCTAGGTATCGGTATCATTATTTTGTCTTTTATATTGTGCTGGGTGTATTCCTACATTGCCAATAACAAACTTGATCAGCTGAACAGAGAAGCAATTCAGGAAGTGGAAGCGATTACAAAAGAAAAGGGGCAACACTAA
- a CDS encoding PAS domain-containing hybrid sensor histidine kinase/response regulator, with the protein MNSWLIIGVLALYITLLFTCAFYGEKHASRLSTRGRMLLFSLTLGVYCSSWTFYGATGAAVREGIIFLPIYLGPLLFVAIGYDIWRRLGRVRQHHAISSIADFVAARYGKSGPLASLVTILAVIAIIPYLALQLRAIALSAAVILEPSAGIASTTNSVLFLTGVLAILAMIFGTRQIANTEQHGGLMLAVAFESFVKLFALLAVACFFIFEAPENLPQISSDIQSTFHDVQLFGVPESFWVQTLLAALAIICLPRQFHVAVVELRDEKHIRGARRWFAIYLILTTLAIIPIASWALHAAPQYLAIPDVAVLSLPLSYNQDWLTLLAFLGGFSASTGMLLVSSVALSIMLSNDLIMPALWRLNLISRHDKRLPLVLKFTRRICILAVMLMGFLFFNFFNDIDQLSVFGLLAFSAVAQFAPALIGGLYWRGGSKQGVYAGLLTGFALWSYTLLLPTILRSLPEAYQQFSQSFLEQGPLGWNWLRPEALIGFESFDPLTHGVVWALGLNTFLYIWVSRMFRPSVAEQIQAESFFYYETKPLPSQSPSTDVSYSHQDVARLKVGDLITLAKRITGEGPTMQAFQQFCAQNSVELNENSSANGMWWRFTEQYLAGTIGAASARTLLTTAMVNNGLALGQVANILDQASQWQRFNQNLIMTMIDHMTQGVSVVDENMCLVAWNNQYLKLFDYPKDIVYVGCPIADLIRYNAERGECGPGSVEEHVRKRIHWMQVGSAHEFERIRKDGRVIQMRGNPIEGGGFVTTFADITAFRENEALLEARVQDRTQQLADALSEQQLAREQADKANMSKSRFIAAASHDLLQPMHAARLFSTALEQSVQSEEDRKTLQQLDRALHGAESMLSALLDIARLEGGTIQPKHQAYPLHDLLSDLELQFKSIAAQRGIKLRVHDAQFWIDTDPQWIRRIIQNFVSNALRYTAKGKVVVGVLRSSNRPNHIRIGVWDTGPGIAEEQRIKLFQEFERCGHTSPWGEQGLGLGLAIVQRMTGLLDYPVHVSSELGKGSCFMIEVPLTAAPKVIAAPVQAVPLKSKAFKILCLDNDETILEGMSTLLTKWGYQVFKATEPEQAAEMIQQENIQVWLVDQHLNQDKIGLDFILEHRSSDIPVALITADSDPELPQRLKDLNIVLLKKPLKPASLRSWLSGLKISGS; encoded by the coding sequence ATGAACAGTTGGCTCATCATAGGGGTGCTCGCCCTCTATATCACTTTACTCTTTACTTGCGCTTTCTATGGGGAAAAACATGCCAGCCGGCTGAGTACCCGTGGCCGCATGCTATTGTTTAGTTTAACTTTAGGCGTCTACTGTTCTTCCTGGACATTTTATGGCGCGACCGGTGCTGCGGTTCGTGAAGGAATTATTTTCCTGCCGATCTATCTTGGTCCCCTGCTCTTTGTCGCGATTGGTTACGATATCTGGCGCCGTCTGGGACGGGTACGCCAGCATCATGCGATTTCCTCTATCGCCGACTTCGTCGCTGCACGTTATGGTAAGAGTGGGCCTCTGGCTTCGCTGGTCACCATTCTGGCGGTGATTGCCATCATTCCCTATCTGGCTTTGCAGTTACGTGCAATTGCCTTGAGTGCGGCGGTCATTCTGGAACCTTCAGCCGGGATTGCCAGTACCACCAATAGCGTACTGTTCCTGACTGGCGTCCTGGCGATTCTGGCGATGATTTTCGGTACCCGGCAGATTGCCAACACCGAACAGCATGGCGGTCTGATGCTGGCTGTCGCCTTTGAGTCTTTTGTTAAGTTATTTGCCTTGCTGGCCGTAGCCTGTTTCTTTATTTTTGAAGCACCAGAAAATCTGCCTCAGATCAGTAGCGATATTCAGTCAACCTTCCATGATGTACAGCTGTTTGGCGTACCGGAAAGTTTCTGGGTACAGACCCTGTTGGCTGCACTGGCGATTATCTGCTTGCCACGTCAATTCCACGTAGCAGTGGTTGAATTACGGGATGAAAAACATATCCGTGGTGCACGTCGCTGGTTTGCCATTTATCTGATTCTGACCACACTGGCAATTATCCCGATTGCCAGCTGGGCACTGCATGCGGCTCCCCAATATTTAGCGATTCCAGATGTCGCGGTACTGTCTTTACCGCTTAGCTATAATCAGGACTGGCTGACCTTATTGGCCTTCTTAGGCGGTTTCTCGGCTTCCACCGGCATGCTGCTGGTATCTTCAGTCGCCCTGTCGATCATGCTGAGTAATGACCTGATCATGCCAGCGCTCTGGCGATTAAACCTGATCTCACGGCATGACAAGCGTTTACCATTGGTACTGAAATTTACCCGCCGGATCTGTATCCTAGCCGTGATGTTGATGGGCTTTCTGTTCTTCAACTTTTTTAATGATATTGACCAGCTCTCAGTCTTTGGTCTGCTGGCCTTTAGTGCCGTGGCACAATTCGCCCCTGCCCTGATTGGCGGTCTGTATTGGCGTGGCGGGAGTAAGCAAGGTGTATATGCTGGCCTGCTGACCGGTTTCGCTTTATGGTCGTATACCCTGCTATTACCAACGATTTTGCGCAGCCTGCCAGAAGCCTATCAGCAGTTCAGCCAGAGTTTTCTGGAACAGGGTCCTTTGGGCTGGAACTGGTTACGTCCTGAAGCCCTGATCGGTTTCGAATCTTTTGATCCTTTAACGCATGGTGTGGTCTGGGCACTAGGTCTGAACACATTCCTATATATCTGGGTTTCCCGGATGTTCCGTCCAAGTGTGGCTGAACAGATTCAGGCGGAAAGTTTCTTCTACTATGAAACCAAGCCGCTTCCTTCTCAAAGTCCATCTACTGATGTCAGCTACTCGCATCAGGATGTGGCCCGTTTAAAAGTTGGTGACCTGATTACGCTGGCCAAGCGCATTACCGGTGAAGGTCCAACCATGCAGGCCTTCCAGCAGTTCTGTGCTCAAAATAGTGTGGAACTGAATGAAAATAGCAGTGCCAATGGCATGTGGTGGCGTTTTACTGAGCAGTATCTGGCCGGTACCATTGGTGCAGCCTCGGCACGTACCCTGCTGACTACCGCGATGGTGAATAATGGCCTGGCCCTCGGTCAGGTGGCGAATATTCTGGATCAGGCCTCACAATGGCAGCGTTTTAACCAGAACCTGATCATGACCATGATCGACCATATGACCCAAGGGGTGAGTGTGGTTGATGAAAATATGTGTCTGGTCGCCTGGAACAACCAATACCTGAAACTGTTCGACTATCCAAAAGATATTGTTTATGTCGGCTGTCCAATCGCTGACCTAATCCGTTATAACGCTGAACGCGGTGAATGTGGTCCGGGCTCGGTCGAAGAACATGTGCGTAAACGGATTCACTGGATGCAGGTCGGCAGTGCGCATGAATTTGAACGGATCCGTAAAGATGGCCGCGTGATTCAGATGCGGGGTAACCCAATTGAAGGCGGTGGTTTCGTGACGACCTTTGCCGATATTACTGCCTTCCGTGAAAATGAAGCATTACTGGAAGCCCGGGTTCAGGATCGTACCCAGCAGCTCGCTGATGCCCTGTCTGAACAGCAACTGGCGCGTGAACAAGCCGACAAAGCCAATATGTCCAAGAGCCGCTTTATTGCTGCCGCCAGTCATGACCTGTTACAGCCAATGCATGCTGCACGTCTGTTCAGTACGGCGCTGGAGCAAAGTGTACAAAGCGAAGAAGATCGCAAGACCCTGCAGCAACTGGATCGTGCCCTGCATGGGGCAGAAAGCATGCTCTCAGCTCTGCTGGATATTGCCCGACTGGAGGGCGGTACGATTCAGCCGAAACACCAGGCTTATCCACTGCATGATTTATTAAGTGATCTGGAACTGCAATTCAAATCCATTGCGGCACAACGTGGCATCAAACTGCGAGTGCATGATGCCCAGTTCTGGATTGACACCGATCCACAATGGATTCGCCGGATTATCCAGAACTTTGTCAGCAATGCCCTACGTTATACCGCCAAAGGTAAGGTCGTGGTCGGTGTACTGCGTTCTAGCAACCGGCCAAATCATATCCGGATCGGGGTTTGGGATACCGGTCCCGGTATTGCTGAAGAACAGCGGATCAAGCTGTTCCAGGAATTCGAGCGATGTGGCCATACTTCGCCTTGGGGTGAACAGGGTCTGGGGCTTGGTCTCGCCATCGTGCAGCGTATGACCGGACTACTGGATTATCCAGTTCATGTTTCTTCCGAGCTGGGCAAAGGTTCCTGCTTCATGATTGAAGTACCGTTGACCGCAGCGCCGAAAGTCATTGCCGCCCCTGTTCAGGCTGTGCCATTGAAGTCCAAGGCCTTTAAGATTCTATGTTTGGACAATGATGAAACCATTCTGGAAGGCATGTCGACCTTATTGACCAAATGGGGCTATCAGGTCTTTAAAGCCACCGAACCAGAACAGGCAGCCGAAATGATCCAGCAGGAAAATATTCAGGTCTGGCTGGTCGATCAGCATTTAAATCAGGATAAAATCGGTCTGGACTTTATTCTGGAACATCGTAGTAGTGATATTCCGGTGGCATTGATTACCGCAGATTCTGATCCGGAACTGCCACAGCGCCTGAAGGATTTAAATATTGTCCTGCTGAAAAAACCGTTGAAGCCTGCTTCACTCCGTTCCTGGTTATCCGGTCTGAAAATCTCAGGTAGCTAG
- a CDS encoding cation acetate symporter, whose amino-acid sequence MKGISYQALAAAALTLLSSAMAFAGPDLGAAEQQATNWHAIIMFVIFVGATLFITKWAAKQTTNTNDFYTAGGGISGFQNGLAIAGDFMSAASFLGISAMVFLSGFDGLLYSLGFMVGWPIVLFLVAERLRNLGKFNLSDVVSFRLEEKPVRTLAALSSLVVVAFYLIAQMVGAGQLIKLLFGLNYNIAVVIVGLLMMAYVIFGGMLATTWVQIIKAVMLLSGATFMAFMVMKGVGFSFTNMFEQSIQVYSKVHDLSLADATKIMGPGNLASNPVDAISLGLALMFGTAGLPHILMRFFTVKDAKEARKSVVVATGFIGYFYLLTFIIGFGAILYVANNPQFLDIAKMAITGKLELVGGNNMAAVHLADAVGGDLFMGFISAVAFATILAVVAGLTLSGASAISHDLYANVFKKGRTTPESELRMSKIATLGLAIFAMILGILFEKQNVAFMVGLAFSVAACANFPVLVLSMFWKGLTTRGAVIGGVVGLVTAVVLIILSKAVWVDTFAISDTPVVPFNGPALFAMPLSFFCCWFFSITDRSVKAQAERKAFDAQFVRSQTGIGISGASDH is encoded by the coding sequence ATGAAAGGGATTTCATATCAAGCGCTTGCTGCTGCAGCGCTGACCTTGCTCAGCTCGGCAATGGCATTTGCTGGACCAGATCTGGGTGCTGCGGAGCAGCAAGCGACCAACTGGCACGCGATTATCATGTTTGTGATTTTCGTTGGAGCAACCTTATTTATTACCAAATGGGCTGCCAAACAAACCACAAATACTAATGATTTCTATACTGCCGGCGGCGGGATTTCTGGCTTCCAGAACGGTCTGGCCATTGCTGGTGACTTCATGTCTGCAGCATCTTTCCTCGGTATTTCCGCGATGGTATTCCTGTCCGGTTTTGACGGATTGCTGTACTCACTAGGCTTTATGGTGGGTTGGCCAATCGTTTTATTCCTGGTGGCAGAACGTTTGCGTAACCTGGGTAAATTTAACCTGTCTGATGTAGTGTCGTTCCGTCTGGAAGAAAAACCGGTGCGTACTCTAGCTGCATTAAGTTCACTGGTTGTGGTGGCGTTTTACCTGATCGCACAGATGGTAGGTGCAGGTCAGTTGATCAAGTTACTCTTCGGTCTGAACTACAATATTGCTGTGGTGATTGTTGGCCTGTTGATGATGGCTTACGTAATCTTCGGTGGCATGCTAGCGACCACTTGGGTACAGATCATTAAAGCAGTAATGCTGTTGTCTGGTGCGACATTTATGGCTTTCATGGTAATGAAGGGCGTAGGTTTCAGCTTTACCAATATGTTTGAACAATCGATTCAGGTTTACTCTAAAGTACATGACTTGAGCCTTGCAGATGCAACCAAGATTATGGGTCCGGGTAATCTCGCTTCGAATCCGGTCGATGCGATTTCTCTTGGTCTGGCGCTGATGTTTGGTACAGCAGGTCTGCCACATATCCTGATGCGTTTCTTTACAGTAAAAGATGCCAAAGAAGCACGTAAATCAGTGGTGGTTGCAACAGGCTTTATCGGTTACTTCTACCTGTTAACCTTCATTATCGGTTTCGGTGCGATTCTATACGTAGCGAACAACCCGCAGTTCCTGGACATTGCAAAAATGGCAATCACAGGCAAGCTAGAGCTGGTGGGCGGTAACAACATGGCCGCGGTTCACCTGGCAGATGCTGTGGGTGGTGACCTGTTCATGGGCTTCATTTCTGCAGTGGCATTCGCAACCATTCTTGCGGTAGTTGCAGGTTTGACCTTGTCAGGTGCTTCAGCAATTTCACATGACTTGTATGCAAACGTATTCAAGAAAGGCCGTACTACACCTGAATCTGAACTGCGCATGTCTAAAATTGCAACTCTTGGTCTTGCTATCTTTGCGATGATTCTGGGAATCCTGTTCGAGAAGCAAAACGTTGCCTTCATGGTGGGTCTGGCATTCTCGGTAGCCGCATGTGCCAACTTCCCGGTATTGGTTCTGTCTATGTTCTGGAAAGGCCTGACCACACGTGGTGCTGTCATTGGTGGCGTGGTTGGTTTGGTGACTGCAGTAGTACTGATCATACTGTCTAAAGCAGTTTGGGTAGATACTTTCGCGATTTCAGATACACCAGTCGTTCCATTTAATGGTCCTGCATTATTTGCAATGCCACTGTCTTTCTTCTGCTGCTGGTTCTTCTCCATCACAGACCGCTCAGTGAAAGCACAAGCAGAACGCAAAGCTTTCGATGCACAGTTTGTTCGCTCACAAACAGGTATTGGAATCTCAGGTGCATCTGATCATTAA
- the omp33-36 gene encoding porin Omp33-36 gives MKKLGLATALLLAMTGAQAYQFEVQGQSEFIDNTVNDKDFTGAVQGTYYFKDVDASKGPLAEAAFINQASNVSAAYTYGEYDVDADDRDQTSHTFGVKGEAYIPTKVVPAYASASYSHTITDGKGGQNDDNGDRYALEVGVLPIPNFLVAVGYTSVADQTSYDAFNMFNNGVAKAALESQTIAEDQDAITARTKYVGAIDGTNMSLGFESGLVYGEDTAYNLGTTLYINPKLSVGASYMESSYANSPDKAWGANVNYFITPAVAVGASYVNSNYEANLAQNAVVRDTQTVGLNAKFRF, from the coding sequence ATGAAAAAACTCGGTTTAGCCACTGCTTTATTATTAGCCATGACCGGTGCTCAAGCATATCAATTCGAAGTTCAAGGTCAATCAGAGTTCATCGACAACACTGTAAATGACAAAGATTTCACTGGTGCTGTTCAAGGTACTTACTACTTCAAAGATGTAGACGCTTCTAAAGGCCCTTTAGCTGAAGCTGCTTTCATCAACCAGGCATCTAACGTTTCTGCTGCTTATACATATGGCGAATATGATGTAGATGCTGATGATAGAGACCAGACTTCTCATACTTTCGGTGTGAAAGGTGAAGCTTACATCCCAACTAAAGTTGTTCCTGCTTATGCAAGCGCTTCTTATAGCCATACAATTACTGATGGTAAAGGTGGCCAAAATGATGACAATGGCGACCGTTATGCATTAGAAGTAGGTGTACTCCCTATTCCTAACTTCCTGGTAGCTGTAGGTTACACAAGCGTTGCAGACCAAACTTCTTATGACGCTTTCAATATGTTCAACAACGGCGTTGCTAAAGCTGCTCTTGAGTCTCAAACAATCGCTGAAGACCAAGATGCAATCACTGCTCGTACTAAATATGTAGGCGCAATTGACGGCACTAACATGTCACTTGGCTTCGAAAGCGGCTTGGTTTATGGTGAAGATACTGCTTACAACCTAGGTACTACTTTGTACATCAACCCTAAATTAAGCGTTGGTGCATCTTATATGGAATCTAGCTACGCTAACTCTCCAGACAAAGCTTGGGGCGCAAACGTAAACTACTTCATCACTCCAGCAGTTGCTGTAGGTGCTAGTTATGTGAACTCAAACTACGAAGCAAATCTTGCTCAAAATGCTGTAGTTCGTGATACACAAACTGTAGGCTTAAATGCTAAATTCCGTTTCTAA
- a CDS encoding IS4 family transposase, which produces MSLSEHLESTLEHSLPSLNHFCELIDLNWIETSLHQTGKASIRRRKLPAEHVVWLVIGLALFRNQPISYVVEQLNLVFGTTEYCVPSAAVQARQRLGQEPLSTLFSLLSQAWFDETQQQYSNFQGLSICAVDGVVWSMPLTEENFNHFGSSKGKTAVAPYPQVRATCLVNTNTHEIIDAQIGSMDQGELTLANQLSPPAQSITLFDRAYFSADFLIGWQTRAESSHWLMRAKDNLRYEIIKRNSPHDFHIRMPISPRAKKLNPTLGDYWEARLIEVEQAGKIRRYITSLLDSKTYPLIALAKLYAQRWEIEMCYREIKSNLQKGKLLRSKQPDLIYQELWGVLIAYNVLRRQMKHMAQRAKVSPLRISFHIASIALLNLLRFDSLASAGNLPKHLESLMEKSNRYVIPERRVRSYPRVVKGKPQKYPRKSQSIS; this is translated from the coding sequence ATGTCTTTATCTGAACATTTAGAATCCACTCTTGAACATTCTCTCCCATCACTCAACCATTTTTGTGAACTTATTGATTTAAATTGGATTGAAACAAGCCTGCATCAAACAGGTAAGGCATCAATCAGAAGGAGAAAATTACCTGCTGAGCATGTGGTTTGGCTTGTTATTGGGCTTGCCTTGTTTCGAAATCAACCCATCAGCTATGTTGTAGAGCAATTAAACCTCGTGTTTGGTACAACAGAATATTGTGTTCCTAGTGCAGCAGTCCAAGCACGACAACGTTTAGGACAAGAGCCTTTAAGTACCTTATTCTCTCTGCTCAGCCAAGCATGGTTTGATGAAACACAGCAACAATATTCAAACTTTCAAGGACTTAGCATATGTGCTGTTGATGGGGTGGTTTGGTCTATGCCGCTGACCGAAGAGAACTTTAATCATTTTGGCTCATCTAAAGGTAAAACTGCTGTAGCACCTTACCCACAAGTGAGAGCCACGTGCCTAGTCAATACCAATACCCATGAAATCATAGATGCCCAAATAGGCAGTATGGATCAGGGTGAACTCACATTAGCAAATCAATTATCTCCTCCAGCACAAAGTATTACATTATTTGATCGAGCTTATTTCTCTGCTGATTTTCTAATAGGGTGGCAAACACGTGCAGAATCAAGTCATTGGCTGATGCGAGCAAAAGATAATTTACGTTATGAAATTATTAAACGGAATTCCCCACATGATTTTCATATCAGGATGCCAATATCACCTAGAGCCAAGAAGCTTAACCCAACGTTAGGGGATTATTGGGAGGCACGTTTGATTGAAGTTGAGCAGGCAGGAAAAATCAGACGTTACATTACTTCATTATTAGATTCAAAGACATACCCACTTATAGCCTTGGCAAAGTTATATGCTCAGCGTTGGGAAATTGAAATGTGTTACCGAGAAATTAAAAGCAATTTGCAGAAAGGTAAGCTCTTAAGAAGCAAGCAACCAGACTTAATTTATCAAGAATTATGGGGTGTCTTGATTGCCTATAATGTTCTGAGACGACAAATGAAACATATGGCTCAACGAGCTAAAGTAAGTCCTTTGAGAATCAGTTTTCATATTGCATCTATTGCCCTTCTTAATTTACTCAGATTCGACTCTTTGGCTTCTGCAGGTAATCTCCCCAAACATCTGGAAAGTTTAATGGAGAAATCTAATCGGTATGTTATACCTGAGAGAAGAGTGAGGAGTTATCCAAGGGTTGTAAAAGGAAAACCTCAAAAATACCCAAGAAAAAGCCAGTCAATCTCTTAA